A single genomic interval of Rhizophagus irregularis chromosome 15, complete sequence harbors:
- a CDS encoding uncharacterized protein (SECRETED:cutsite_VYA-DH; SECRETED:prob_0.8972); SECRETED:SignalP(1-27) produces the protein MKSSVSFTIIVAIIFIQALTPFTEVYADHTVWIHNKVTAGTYTNAATVLENKKGDFNWQGDDGAIDIEGDWAHRGYGLNVPDNVKSYWLAFRVAASTEDDKWRGPFNNDGDKCWHFHGTIDAWDVFEC, from the exons ATGAAGTCTTCTGTTTCTTTTACCATAATCGTCGCAATCATTTTTATCCAAGCCTTAACGCCGTTCACTGAAG TGTATGCGGACCATACCGTATGGATACATAACAAGGTAACTGCTGGTACATACACTAATGCTGCAACCGtcttagaaaataaaaaaggggACTTTAATTGGCAAGGTGATGATGGCGCAATTGACATAGAGGGCGATTGGGCTCACAGAGGTTATGGCTTGAATGTTCCTGATAATGTGAAATCATATTGGCTTGCTTTTAGAGTTGCTGCGTCTACTGAAGATGATAAATGGCGCGGCCCATTCAATAATGATGGGGATAAATGTTGGCACTTTCATGGTACTATAGATGCTTGGGATGTATTCGAATGTTAA